TCAGAGAGAAATATCCAATCCCTCGAGAGAGAAAATGATCTGTGATGCTGCGATTGCCTGGATGTGCTCCCACATGGAGGAAGGACCGAAAATTCAGGAGCTTGCCGAAAAAATGGGGTACAACATCAGTCACCTGCGGCGTATATTTCAGGAAATTACAGGAGAATCGCCGCACAAAGAACTGACGATCAGAAGAATGATCCGTGCAGCAGAACTACTCAAATCAGGAACAAATACGGTCATTGATATTTCCATGGCCTGTGGCTACCACTCCCACAGTGCATTTACCAGGGCTTTCAAGGGATATTACGGTGTTTCACCCTCTGAATTCAGGAAACAGGAAAAGACCCTTGCCTAAATCTGGGGATCAGGAAAATATTCGTTTGATTGATACTGGTCAGCATACTCTTTGGGAGTCACACCCATGATGGACTTGAATTGAGTCGAAAAATATTGCATAGTCCTGCTGCATCACATCGGGAAGCATTCCGCCGGCAGCCATGGTTGTGACTTTGGTCCAGTAATCTCCCCAGCCGGCAAATTCATAAGTCATCACAACATTGGGGTTTTTCTCCATGTAGAGATCAATCGTCTGAATCGTTCTGTTGTGGCGATTTTGAGAACCCCACCAGATCATGGACAATTCTTCCATTTTCGTATCAGATTTTTCACTTTGACCTGCTGCAAACAGGGGCAATGTGATTAAGACAGCCAGGAACAAGAATAACAGTTTCTTCACGTAATTCTCCTTTTACTTTAGAAAGTTGATTTACTATATTATCCATGTCATATTTCGCTATTGAGAATTGAATAATTCGATGATTTCTTTAATTAATCCGACTTTACCTGAAAAAATGGAGCGAATTCAGCTATTGGA
The sequence above is a segment of the Oceanispirochaeta sp. genome. Coding sequences within it:
- a CDS encoding ABC transporter substrate-binding protein, which encodes MKKLLFLFLAVLITLPLFAAGQSEKSDTKMEELSMIWWGSQNRHNRTIQTIDLYMEKNPNVVMTYEFAGWGDYWTKVTTMAAGGMLPDVMQQDYAIFFDSIQVHHGCDSQRVC